The Vespula vulgaris chromosome 10, iyVesVulg1.1, whole genome shotgun sequence nucleotide sequence aaattcttttaactaaaaaaaagaaggaaagttattaaaaaagaaacagaatgtaatatttgtaaaagtgAAACATTCTTACAAAGTGAAATGACTCATCATATTGCCAATATCTTTATCATAAAAcatttgattaaataaaactattaaaGAAACCATTAATGTTAATTTTCCTTTGCTTGAACGATCCTCGTAAAAGTAGATATTTTGCAATATTGTGGCATATGACGTGTCATATCTTTCACGTttcgatatagaaaaaaagttaataataaaatatctaacatTAAAATTCTTCAATTCTTCTtcaatatgttaaataaaaccAATAAGATATACATGCTCTATCGGAACGTtgcaatattttatctatattatttcttattatctttatctattaCCTTTTTTCTAGCTGCTATTAGTTTCTCCGTTTTACTTAAAttcattgtattatttattatactgcTGCAAAAGGTCGAATCTAATATGTCAAACTATGAAAATCCTTCACATCATTTTACTGAAAAACATTAGTAGTGTAGTCATAAAGGTTATGAGATGTCTACGTGCCAATCGTGCCATATTGCTAGTGTCATTAAATATATCCAATCTATTTCAATTAAAGATATTgggtgtatatatctatcgaGGAAATCGAAATCAAATTCGTTTCtcattaaatatatcgttgaaaaaattaGATTGATTAGTTGAAAAAGTATTTGgattattcgtttaaaaaataagagatgGACAAACttgaaaatacatattatctatttaaaatacatacatgaatGTATTTTTGGTAATCTCATGAAACAGATAGTTCATGATGCTTATATATCAATCGAAAACGCGGCAAACCGGATGTTTCCTAAAATGATGCagtttttcctattttttcttacgttcAATTAaaggaaagtagaaaagaatttttgaaagtaaattagttttcttttcttttttttttcttcttatgaaaaaatttcatatttcaagTTAGAAATGATAAGAAGTCTATGAATTTAGTTAGTTATAAAAttgatctataaaaataaaatattttttaaaggtaCGCGATTAAATTCATCTCAGAAATTAGAATTGTtatagatttataaagacaatgatacgttaatattttttactactAATGAatgatgatattaatatatttcatgaatattattttatcagaattttttaattggtGTTGTGAAAGTAAATTAAAGGTTAAGATAAGATAAGGTATAGTTATATTAATGTGATTTTAAAACAGtcttaaaatgaataaagtGGCAAATATATCACCTCCAGTTAATTTGGATGATCCAAGATTTCGTATTAGACCATACCAACAAATTATAGCTTCTTGCACAGGTGCACTTATAACTTCAGTATTTGGTAAGCGAacataattgataattatttttggacaatattttttatataatttaataataattatattttatgttgcattcatttttattaataaattgaagATGTTTAagcataataaaatacatttatatttatattacattatatatttttttagttacGCCTTTAGATGTAGTTAAAACACGTCTACAAGCTCAACAGAAAGCTATGATTTCTaacaaatgttttctatattgTAATGGATTAATGGACCATTTATGTCCATGTCTTAATGGAAAAGGACCCAATGAAAAATTTACTGGCACTATggtataaataatagattaaattataaaatattttaattgatgtAAACATTGATCAAGTacctttatataaatattaattaataataggatgcttttataaaaataagtaagaaGGAAGGAATCAGTTCACTATGGAGCGGCTTGAGTCCAACTCTTGTATTAGCAGTACCTGCAaccataatatattttgtttcatatGAACAGTTAAGGATATACTTCAAAGtaagttaaaaattaaaaaaaagaagatatattatatttatataataattgatatttttgtaaGCTTTGCATTTATAGGATCAATATAATGGagatgggaaaaaaaatataagaaatatagaacAGCCATTCTGGATTCCTATGTTAGCTGGAGGCACGGCACGTATTTGGGCAGCGGTTTTAGTTAGTCCattagaattaattagaaCTAAAATGCAATCTCAAAAATTAAGTTATGCAGGTAATGAAaaagtaagatatatatttttatatataataaaatactattgtagaataattttttatttttattcttgtagAAATAAGAGAAGCATTAAAGACACTCATTAAATATAGTGGTTTCTCTGGCCTATGGATGGGATTAGGATCCACACTTCTTCGGGATGTACCTTTTAGTGCTATTTATTGGTTTCATTATGAAactataaaacaaatattttgtgAGTCAGAACAAACTTTTACTTTCAATCTTGCAGCAGGAGCAACAGCAGGATCTGtaagtttgaaatttttattatttctaagaaacaataatattgtatgaattcattctgttttttcttttattttttatatttaaagataGCCGCTTTATTGACTATACCATTTGATGTAGTAAAAACACATAGGCAAATAGAAATGGgtgaaaaggaaatatattcaGGTAAGTACtgtgtattaaaaaaagaaaggtaatatttctttaaaatgcATAACATTTGTACACACTAATTCATTTGATTAATGTGATTACAGATAAACCTGATCGTAGTAGTAACACATGGACTATAATACGAAAAATTTACAACCAAAATGGTATAAAAGGTTTGTTTACTGGTTTAATTCCACGTTTAGTAAAAGTTGCACCAGCTTGTGCTATAATGATAGCTACTTTTGAGCATGGAAAACGATTTTTCCAAAAGTATAATGCTAGCCAAGAACTTGAATTTGagcatgatatatatttattacagaataaacgtaataatacCAAATGACATATGTAGTATCAGATATGATATTATACTGTACATATACGTCTTAAGTTAAAATCTTTATCTCATATTTATGTTCTCCATTTGCTTAATATACTAAtgtttagaaatataaatataaaactgtATTTAacgtgtatttattattaacctTGATTATGACACtcttataacatttttactaAAGCTtagcatataatattttaataaaaaataaaattatcttgaaTGCTAgtctctattatattataagagAGATTGATACTTAATTATTACAGGTATGagtaagaattattattatatatttaagataaaGTTCACATTAAAAAAGtagatttaaattatataattacttatataatttttaatatttattaattaaagcaTTGCATATATAGAAGTTGTTATTTGGagattgattattttaatataaactaCAAAATGTGTTACAATTtgtaacgattttttttctttttttataaaaataaaaaaaatgaaaaacgaccaaatttataatagcaaaagaatatttaattttgtgcattaaaaattcattgctatttaatataaaagaaatttaagatGATTTTTTATGAGTTTACAATAACGATCCTAAAACTACcgaatatatcatttaatacacacgaatataataataatttgagcATTGCTATTTTggatatatatgattattaacaACTGTAAATTAATCATACAAAGGTGAGTATTActatattaaatcgatatacTTACTTACGATTATTATCCATTAGGGCAGCTAGGAAATGTGTTTTGTTTGCTTATAAAAAGtcatacaaataatataacaaaattaagtaataaaaaattatatataacacacacacatttgacacttaatattttatattccattaGCGTGTTGCACAAATTTTATATCCtatggaataataattaaaattttgtcaaTCTTTCACATTACAGCTTATATATCTTAACTTGTAATATTTTACACACTTTCAATTTATTCACGGATATAATAGCTGAGTTTTGAAAATAGCTTCTAAATTGTTGCagtattcataaaaataacaatgctgaaagaatatgtataatgtgcaatattttatatatattaagtgtAGGTCACACATTTGTAAATTTAAAGGATTTCTTATGAAGCAAGTGATGTCAAAATcaaacttaaaaagaaaatattaaaataataaaagcagaaaaatattttatagaatttaatttttgtatttcagGTTTCATACTTCCTTATATAgtgttttctttgttataaGCTTTTGTCTATTATTATGCACTATTCTTTGCAGTTCATTTTATGTTTGACtgtattatttcattgtaagcaaatgattataaattatttacatactcACAATAATAGTTATATGTTAAACGGACTGAAATATCCTTAAATTGAGTAAGAACAGagcattttttgttaaatttaatatacgaggactattcatttaaatttccaTGAGAGATAGATAGTTTTTTGAGTTCgtcttattataaatttcgttatattattttttaaagaaaaaatagtcgATAAAAAACagtattactatttttactactttctcatattttttaataacttataatcattaaatcattttattataattatatagtgCTTTATAACTTTTAGCTTGAG carries:
- the LOC127067328 gene encoding probable mitochondrial glutathione transporter SLC25A40 isoform X1, whose product is MYFCLKMNKVANISPPVNLDDPRFRIRPYQQIIASCTGALITSVFVTPLDVVKTRLQAQQKAMISNKCFLYCNGLMDHLCPCLNGKGPNEKFTGTMDAFIKISKKEGISSLWSGLSPTLVLAVPATIIYFVSYEQLRIYFKDQYNGDGKKNIRNIEQPFWIPMLAGGTARIWAAVLVSPLELIRTKMQSQKLSYAEIREALKTLIKYSGFSGLWMGLGSTLLRDVPFSAIYWFHYETIKQIFCESEQTFTFNLAAGATAGSIAALLTIPFDVVKTHRQIEMGEKEIYSDKPDRSSNTWTIIRKIYNQNGIKGLFTGLIPRLVKVAPACAIMIATFEHGKRFFQKYNASQELEFEHDIYLLQNKRNNTK
- the LOC127067328 gene encoding probable mitochondrial glutathione transporter SLC25A40 isoform X2, translated to MNKVANISPPVNLDDPRFRIRPYQQIIASCTGALITSVFVTPLDVVKTRLQAQQKAMISNKCFLYCNGLMDHLCPCLNGKGPNEKFTGTMDAFIKISKKEGISSLWSGLSPTLVLAVPATIIYFVSYEQLRIYFKDQYNGDGKKNIRNIEQPFWIPMLAGGTARIWAAVLVSPLELIRTKMQSQKLSYAEIREALKTLIKYSGFSGLWMGLGSTLLRDVPFSAIYWFHYETIKQIFCESEQTFTFNLAAGATAGSIAALLTIPFDVVKTHRQIEMGEKEIYSDKPDRSSNTWTIIRKIYNQNGIKGLFTGLIPRLVKVAPACAIMIATFEHGKRFFQKYNASQELEFEHDIYLLQNKRNNTK